The following coding sequences lie in one Mesorhizobium sp. NZP2298 genomic window:
- the sciP gene encoding CtrA inhibitor SciP has protein sequence MTDLVRPRVKYVIGPDGSPLTIADLPPTNTRRWVIRRKAEVVAAVRGGLLSLEEACQRYKLTTEEFLSWQASIDEYGLAGLRTTRIQQYRH, from the coding sequence ATGACCGATCTGGTTAGACCTAGAGTCAAGTATGTTATTGGGCCTGACGGCAGCCCTCTTACGATTGCCGATCTGCCGCCGACGAACACGCGTCGCTGGGTTATCCGGCGCAAGGCGGAAGTGGTCGCGGCGGTGCGCGGCGGGCTTTTGAGCCTTGAAGAGGCATGCCAGCGCTACAAGCTGACCACCGAGGAATTCCTGTCCTGGCAGGCGTCGATCGACGAATATGGCCTTGCCGGGCTGCGCACCACGCGCATCCAGCAATACCGGCACTAG